In Microbulbifer agarilyticus, the DNA window GCTACGAAGGTCTTTACACGGTCAATGACGAGAAGCTACAGCAGCTGGAAGCCGACAAACTTGTGTATATGCATCAGCACGGATACTTGCAGGCAGCGTATTGGTTGAGTGCCTCGATGGGGCAGGTGCGAAAATTAATCCAGAGAAAGAACCAGCAATGAGTGCGCCTGAATGCGCCGCGAACACCGCGCATTCAGATGACTGGATTCAGGAGTGTTCTCCACGTATTCGTTAGGTATCTTGTTCCGATAGGATGGGATGCACCTGTGGCCAGCCGGCAAACTGTGCATCCCGCTGTGGATCCGCGTCCCAGGGCCAGCATTCCATCGTGTAGTGATTGGCAGTCTGGTCAATGGTTACCAACCCATAGCCCTCTCTCTTCAGCGCCCGATCCGAAACAAATTTTCCCCAGCTGGTATTGTCGTCACTGAACTCTGCGTGCGAAATTTTCGGATTGGCGACCGCTAGTACGCGCATCTTGTTGCCAAACGGATCAATAAAATGACCGGTATTCGGGTCATTCCCGACCGGGTTCTCGAGCTTGCCAAACCCTTCGAACCAGCGCTGCCAAAATGCTGCGGAGGCGGGTCCCGAGAAAAACAGGGCACCGCCGGAGAAGTCCTTGGTGTATTGCTGTGCGAGCATTCCCAGGTGCTGGTCGCCGGCGAGTACCAGTGCGTTCGCGTCTTCCACCAGCTTGACCGCGCGGGTACGCCCATCGGGCGGGTAGCCGTTTGCGTCGTAGTCAACCAAGCCCGCGCCGGTCTCATCGGTTTGCGGTGAGCCCCAGATGGAGGCGGTGAGGCAAACCTTTGGCATGCCCGGATCCATGTGCTTCCAGTCCTGTAAAAACGCTTCTTGCCGACTGCCGAGCAAGCTGCCTGTGACTGTGAGTCGCTCAGCTTCATAGTCGGGTGCCGATTTGAACTTGCGATCCTCCACCATGGCGAAGCTGGTTTTCCCATAGACAAAGTGCGCATAAGTGACCGGAATACCGTGCTGGATCGGGGTGGGGTCATAGGCATCCGGGGTATGGCTGCTCTGCATGCGGTACACCATTTTTACCAGGTCGATATCGTGCTTGAAGCCGCCGTCTTCTTCCCGCGGACCGCCGCTGGCATCGCCTTTGTTGCCCCACAAGTTGCCCTGCAATACGTCGTGATCGTCCACCAGAAGGATCGACGGGCGGTTACGTACGGATTCGCGAAAGGTCCAGTACCAGAGATACCAGCGATACAGCGTGTCGAGCTTTGCCTGGGGCGTATCGCGGCCGTAGCGGGTGGGAAAGGTTTCGTAGTACTGGTCACCGGCGAAAACATACAGGTCTGGCTGGTGACTGTCGCAATGTTTGGTCAGTGTCGCATGTGGGAAGAAGACAAAATCCTCTGTGTAGCGACCAAGGGTGCGCTCTTCCGGAATATGTTTCTTTATTGCGATGTCGTCGAGGCTCTTCGCAGTAGGAGTGATGCAGGAATACAGCGCAATTTTTAGTGCGTCGCTCTTGGCGGGGTCTTTTTGTATCTGCCCGGAGTATAAAGTCTCTTCGTGGTTGTCATACCGCACACGGTACTCGTGGTCTTGCCCGGCATCCCAGCCCGTAATACGAAACGCCGCAACGTAGCCATCTTCTATTTTTGCCTCGGCCCCGACGATCCACTCTTCGGTGCCAAGCACGCGGTATTCAAGCCGTGCAGCAGGGTTCGCCTGTAGGTCGATTGGCATAAATTGCG includes these proteins:
- a CDS encoding alkaline phosphatase D family protein — protein: MKRRNFIKLTSGTASILGAALTPALTPSLASAMAAARPELVGTRPIEALPESGLQHWLGGPLWGNRLQDWHCNNGRLECLRGEKSFEVRTAALLTRELNNHHQAGRLRARVGLLTPEAGGFCGFLLGVGAGELDYRGAALAQRAGGTNGGFMAVLDDQGKLSFRDFSDQKNSMAFTRLERAGSVGIDRIGTREIQLDCHIDPVANGRFDVRLITSDVHSGSELGFAVRSGVEAEQLTGGIMLVSSPHHQQAGARWWFSHIETGGDKISAYPERVLGPVMGCMHSLNCANGPDNAVLKLSAQFMPIDLQANPAARLEYRVLGTEEWIVGAEAKIEDGYVAAFRITGWDAGQDHEYRVRYDNHEETLYSGQIQKDPAKSDALKIALYSCITPTAKSLDDIAIKKHIPEERTLGRYTEDFVFFPHATLTKHCDSHQPDLYVFAGDQYYETFPTRYGRDTPQAKLDTLYRWYLWYWTFRESVRNRPSILLVDDHDVLQGNLWGNKGDASGGPREEDGGFKHDIDLVKMVYRMQSSHTPDAYDPTPIQHGIPVTYAHFVYGKTSFAMVEDRKFKSAPDYEAERLTVTGSLLGSRQEAFLQDWKHMDPGMPKVCLTASIWGSPQTDETGAGLVDYDANGYPPDGRTRAVKLVEDANALVLAGDQHLGMLAQQYTKDFSGGALFFSGPASAAFWQRWFEGFGKLENPVGNDPNTGHFIDPFGNKMRVLAVANPKISHAEFSDDNTSWGKFVSDRALKREGYGLVTIDQTANHYTMECWPWDADPQRDAQFAGWPQVHPILSEQDT